A single window of Melospiza georgiana isolate bMelGeo1 chromosome 19, bMelGeo1.pri, whole genome shotgun sequence DNA harbors:
- the LHX1 gene encoding LIM/homeobox protein Lhx1, which produces MVHCAGCKRPILDRFLLNVLDRAWHVKCVQCCECKCNLTEKCFSREGKLYCKNDFFRCFGTKCAGCAQGISPSDLVRRARSKVFHLNCFTCMMCNKQLSTGEELYIIDENKFVCKEDYLNNSNTAKENSLHSATTGSDPSLSPDSQDPSQDDAKDSESANVSDKETGSNENDDQNLGAKRRGPRTTIKAKQLETLKAAFAATPKPTRHIREQLAQETGLNMRVIQVWFQNRRSKERRMKQLSALGARRHAFFRSPRRMRPLVDRLEPGELIPNGPFSFYGDYQSEYYGPGGNYDFFPQGPPSSQAQTPVDLPFVPSSGPSGTPLGAMEHPLPGHHPSSEAQRFTDIMSHPPGDSPSPEPNLPGSLHSMSAEVFGPSPPFSSISVNGGANYGNHLSHPPEMNEAAVW; this is translated from the exons ATGGTTCACTGTGCAGGCTGCAAAAGGCCGATCTTGGACCGGTTTTTGTTGAATGTACTGGACAGGGCTTGGCATGTGAAGTGTGTTCAGTGCTGTGAATGTAAATGCAATTTGACAGAGAAATGCTTTTCGCGAGAAGGCAAGCTTTACTGCAAAAACGACTTCTTTCG GTGTTTCGGGACCAAGTGCgcgggctgtgcccagggcatcTCCCCCAGCGACCTGGTCCGCAGGGCGCGGAGCAAAGTGTTCCACTTGAACTGTTTTACGTGTATGATGTGTAACAAGCAACTCTCCACCGGCGAGGAGCTCTACATCATAGACGAGAACAAGTTTGTCTGCAAAGAAGATTACCTAAATAACAGCAATACTGCCAAAGAAAACAGCCTGCATTCAG CCACCACCGGCAGTGACCCCAGCCTGTCCCCCGACTCTCAAGACCCCTCCCAGGACGACGCCAAGGACTCGGAAAGCGCCAACGTGTCCGACAAGGAGACGGGGAGCAACGAAAACGACGACCAGAACCTGGGGGCCAAGCGGCGGGGACCGCGCACCACCATCAAAGCCAAACAGCTAGAGACTCTGAAAGCCGCCTTCGCGGCCACCCCGAAACCCACGCGGCACATCAGGGAGCAGCTGGCGCAGGAGACCGGCCTTAACATGCGGGTCATCCAG GTGTGGTTCCAGAACCGGCGCTCCAAGGAGCGGCGGATGAAGCAGCTGAGCGCGCTGGGCGCCCGGCGACACGCGTTCTTCCGCAGCCCGCGCAGGATGCGGCCGCTCGTGGACCGGCTGGAGCCCGGCGAGCTCATCCCCAACGGGCCCTTCTCCTTCTACGGAG ATTATCAGAGCGAGTATTACGGCCCTGGAGGCAATTACGATTTCTTCCCGCAAGGACCGCCCTCGTCCCAGGCGCAGACCCCCGTGGATCTCCCGTTCGTGCCCTCCTCGGGGCCGTCAGGGACCCCGCTGGGGGCCATGGAGCACCCCCTGCCCGGACACCACCCCTCGAGTGAGGCTCAGCGCTTCACCGACATCATGTCGCACCCCCCGGGAGACTCGCCCAGCCCCGAGCCCAACCTGCCCGGCTCCTTGCACTCCATGTCCGCGGAAGTTTTTGGCCCCAGCCCCCCATTTTCGTCGATATCCGTCAACGGTGGTGCTAACTACGGCAATCACTTGTCCCACCCTCCAGAGATGAACGAAGCGGCTGTGTGGTAG